gCTTTTGAGTTTGGCTCGAACTCGATACgattaatgtaaaataataaaatatatttaaaaatatcaaattgctTGAGCTCAATCAATCATGTTTGATCCAATTAATGCTCATTTGAGCTCGATTACATTGACAATCaaactaaattcaaatttaaattttgagacttgataataattcaaacaaacttaaataatgATATGCTCAACTTAATCCAAATCATTTACAACCATTTTTTAAGGTAATACCTGTAGCATTTGAAGAAATATTATCCATGACATCTTGAATGAAACGTTTCATGTAATTCTGTGAGGACTCTCCTTCCATTAGGGCCATTCTACTCTTCTCTTTCAGTGCTCTTACCTTAACTCGGATCTCATTCTCTGGTTCCATCAGTAGCTTGATTGCCTTCTCTATTGTCTCTGCACCCACAATGACACCACTCTCCTTCCTATAGTCCATCTTAATTTCAACAGCCATTTCAAACTCCTTCACCAGCAAGAATGCATTGGCCTGTTGATCTACAGTCAACGGCCACGTGCCCATCGGTACCCCGCACCACACACTTTCCAATATCGAGTTCCACCCACAGTGCGACACAAATCCTCCTACCGCAGGGTGAGATAACACTGCCATTTGAGGTGCCCACCCAATCACTTTCCCTATATCTGAAGTTCGTTTTAGGAACCCCTTTGGTAATACTTCTTCAGGATTCTCATACTCCTTCGGAAAGTCAATCTTACCTTTCGGAGGTGGCTTCCTTAGGGACCACAAAAATCGGTGTCCACTGTTTTCCAGGGCCACAGCAATCTCCTTCACCTGATCCTCATCGAGACATCCTTGGCTACCAAAGCAAAGAAACACAACAGATGAATCAGGTTGTCTGTCGAGCCACTCGAAGATTTCCCCGTGGTTTGGCTTCTCTCGATCAGTTTGGCCTCCCCCGAGTTGAAGCATTGGTCCCAAAGGGTAAATTGGTGGGACTTTCTCATCGTTGGAGAGTGACCTAATTTGGTGGGATTCGAACTCAATAAATGTGTTCACAATAATTCCTTTGGCCTCTCTGTACCTTTTGACAAAATCAAGGTGATCACCATCCTTGTCAAAGACAGAAGAAGGCCATACAGAAGTAGGAACGTGTTTAAGATATGTTGGTACAGATATCTCAACATCTAAATTCTGGTACTCCGTCACGTCCACATTATGGTAATCTCTAAGACTCTGGAGATGGAGCATCAGCCCCAGCACTGCCGAACCAAAAGTGACGAAAAAGTAACTCGGGATGCCAAACCCGTCGGCGACGTCAATAATGGATGGGCACATCATGTCGATTACGAATCCAGCAATCTTACTCGAACTCGAACTCTTTATTATCTCAGCCACAGCGTCCCTGACAAGGTCCTTCTGACTCTCTACGAATCGAGCCACGAAATTTTCGGGAGATTTACTACTGTCTGTAGAGACGGGCTCTGCTTGGGGCAGCTCCACGAAGTTTACTCGGAAGTGGGGCGGGTTCTTGATGTAGGAACTCGTCTTGGCGTCCATTGGCAGCTTCATAATGAGGATCGTGATCGAGAGGCGCTCGTCTCGTTCGACGAGGAGCTTAGCCATCTGTACTGCTGATGCCAGGTGACTTATAACAGGCAAAGGAACGAACACTAGGCTGGCTAATTGTTTGGCTTCAGCCATTTTTGGTTATGCTAGCCAAGCAAAATTGGAGAGGAAGTATACTGAGGAACAGCCTCCTGATTCTCGTGATTAAATACAAGTGCTGCGTAGATCTCCAAAGATCTaccacatattattatatacaatatagGGTTAATTTACATTTCGACCcgttccaaaaaataaaaacagaagtaagattatattttctttcaaaaaaatttggaattaCAATTGATTCTCTTTTATTAAGATCGAACGGAGTATACTAAcgtcagaaaaaaaattgtatatatacatctatatGTGTGTAATTTCTCATTCAGTATTTCtctagtaatatttttatatttttacagaggtaaatataatatatatatatatatcaattcaaaaatatataataataataaaatattattcacaaGTTATAGctattggataaaaaataatcgtttatgaattagaaaaattgtcaattttttattttctatattttgggATGAATGAACACCATtgttatatttactttttgaaacactaaataaattatttgagtaaaatatatttaaaaaatagatataacaatgatgttaatatcagtaggaaaaggaaattatattttccaatCGTCACgcgtatttttttatttaatggcAATGATTGGAGAAAACATttatattacaattaattgACTTTATAACATTTGCAAGAGGGAAGCATTCGTGGCTACGTGACATGAACCAAGACAGGGTCGTGGCTTTGCTGTCAATAGCTTCTTTCCCACGGCTTCTGACTTTCCTCCACACATTATTGTAACTAGCTCAAAGCAAACTAGACATCATgcctaatttatttaattaaattataaaaatataaaatgaaatatttaatttaattatttttaaaatatcactaaaagaattataatattaatcatagttaattGTTATAGTTTACAATAGATTGTCGTAACAAACAATTATTGATCACGGCCACGCAATGGTTTGTGGCCGTAGTTTTTGCGAAAGTGGCGTGGTAAAGAAGTTTGTTTCttgtatcgattttatttaatcatagttaattatagtcgtttatcatgatttttagccgatagtaatttttttttttagtgtgaatgagaagaaaattattgagagaactaattaattagagaaatagttatttatagaaaaagtaaatatatttatagatattttagtctatttatattttatcaataaaatttaatttctgtaaGATGTTGAAGTTTAACAAATAGTACATGCAAATCTTGCCAAGTGTTATACAAAGACATGCGAAGTTGAGGGGCTATTTGTTTAGACATGGAAAGCTGTACTAACGAGAGGAAgtaatatttgtttagttcacGAGAATCACGATGATAAGATTATTGTCTATTATACAAGTCAACTGAACAGGAAGTTGCaaaaaaaactctttttttattttattattttttgctttctttctttttttttttttttaaatatgatgtattagtttatatatatattttttattaataatatattttaaaatataaaatattatttattataagcACGTAAGAATGTCGTGTCATAACAgttagaattattaatatatatatatttatataaatatatttcaagtCGATAGTTGAACGAGTCtcgattatatttttttcttaagaaaaaaattgcatgaagTAACGACTAATGAATCCaacaattttccttttttttttaaataatttaagcattattttgttataattaatatgtaattcattttaataataaattataatttaatatttccaattacaataattattttcaattataatattattaatattttatttaaattttaaattttgaaagcattaataattataattatataaaatattttattatttttaataactaataaattctaaaatttgtaAGCTATTAAATCATAATGTTGCTTAACTATTGATGCAACCTTAGGTTTCTATGCAGCAAATACCTCTTGAACGTGAGAGCAAGGAATTTAAAATTAGCTTAATCTGGCACATGAACACTCTCACATGGTAATTTTGATGATTACGCCCCTATCCATGATCCCATTATGTAAATACTAAGATGGACTGTTCAAACTAATTCGATCTTGTTATTGCATGCTCTACAGATTTTTTGgatcaatatttgaataaCTTGTATGCATAATCGTTCTGCGGTTTGTTGTTGTTTAATGTTGCACTCCTCTTTGCCATCCTCTCattattaaagtaatttttatacatgCAGTCACAGGCAGTCGGCGAGCCCCTTTTTAAATTCCATTGAGGCATTATGAcataacaatattttcaaaatcatacCTAAGATAGTGTAATTAGttaaatcaaattgaaaaaatcaataGAATCGgactatattatatatatgcatgtagaTATACATAAcatattaagaaataaaacatatttatataaaaaaatttaaaaattttaaattaaatgtattccgattcaataataataataattcgaaaaaaaataacaaaaaacataaaaaaatcaatctaataattaactaataaaatatatattagtttatatatataatatatccctataaactaaaatatatatatgttaaaatatatattagtttatatatataatatatccctataaactaaaatatatatatgtatatatatatatatatatatatctcccACCAACCCTCTTTTCTTCTCCACCCCCACCTACCCCCTTTCCTTCTTCTCCCCTCCACTACCTCCCTTTCCATCTTTCCAACCCACCCTCCACCTCCTATTTCCTTGTTCTTCCCTGCACCCTCCACCTTCCCTTTTCCTCTTTTCCCCACCCCACGaactttctttccttcttctgCACTCGTTGTCCAATGCCGCAACTCCGCCACTGGCCACTAGTTTGAACGGTTGTCCGATCccatcttcttttttcttttctttcttttttttttttaaatataaattgattttgatcGATTTGGCCGGGCTTTGATCAAGTCATGCTAGGTTTGACCACTTCGGTTCTGATATACATACCCAGACCGGCCTCAAGTCTAATTCTCGATCGAACCAGCCAGTCCGGTCAGGGTTTAACAACTATGATGACATGTTTTCATAATATTGCACCACCATCCCCAAATCATGagaatttgttcattttctcGTTTTAATCTGGTCTAAGTACATGAAGGCTTCTAGCTTTTTACGTTTTATCTCGCccataatacaattaaattttcttagtCGATATTTAGAATGAGCTATCTAATAAGAATCCTTTAACTACACGTCGTAAtgattgttaattaaaattggaaCATACATGCCTCAATCAATAACGATGTACACCACGAGAAGGAAAAAAGTCAGGAATGACTGCTATTACTCCAATAAGACCAGGACGATGGTCAGAAATAAGACACATCCCAGAGAGCCCTCTTACATCTTTTTAACTTGTATGtagatttttgaatttgttagttattaaaagttaattaaaatatttaattatttaaaaatgttaaatattaataatatcaaatttgtaataatcaattattaaataattattacaattgaaaatataaaattaataaataattatcgaCATTAactagatataaatttttataaaaaaatgcttatattattaaataagtaaaattggtGGAGTTGTTAACAAAGTTAAGAACTCCAGGTCGTTAGCACACTTAACAACCCGGAGTCGTTAACCGAGCTAACAACTCcgactattatttttaaaaaaaataaaaaataatgatttgtTGGTTTAACAAACCGCTGACACTATTTTCTAAGTCTACTCAAAAATGCGGAAgacttgcaatttttttaataatataactataaataaatacaaaaagtaGCAAATtgtacccaaaaaaaaaaaaaaaaaagttttgacCTACACTATTGgaaattttgtacttttaattccatattttttaaaatcgcAAAAATTAATCGGACGACTCAAATAGTCGTATAAGGAATGAAATACAAGAACATAATTATCTCATAGTACAACTTTTTTACtatcaaaaatagaaattttccGTCAATAAATCTattgaaaataacattttatttttaataatccacctctattttttggataatcCGCTTGTAAAAGGCAAATTATTCCCtatattttggaaaaagaagcaaattacTCTCGTGTCTAAACCATATATAGTGggaatttgcttcattttttaaacacaagggggtaatttgctaattttttttttcataggagggtatttgctcatttcacatatcacagggggttaaatgcaatttgacCCCTTTTACTATATACAACCATACAAATCAAGTCTAAATAACGTCCAAGATACTAGTTCGCTGAATCCAAGATTTTAGTGTATTTTACCCACGCACTTCTTCAATAGACTTAGGATTGAAATCTCCTAAGCTCTTGGTGGTGTGATCTCCCACTGACTCTTTGTTCTCATGTTGAAGGTGCAAACATGCACCTTGTCCTCGCTCTCGCTAGCGCCCGTGTCCTCCGTCTCGTCCTCTAGTTACCATACTGTATCAAGAGAAACAAagtcaattaaatatactataaaaatatagcatTTAACCATAACTATTTGTCATgtttcataataaatagtcCTAGCAAATTAAATAGTCATCGATCACGATCATAGAACAGTTGTTGACCGTGATTTTTGTGAGGGTGGCTATTATTTTTGCCATGTCTAAAAGCCATAACAAATGTTTTTATCATAACTCTTAGTTgcggtaaataatttttcatcgTAGAAAAGCTATTTTgtacattgattttatttaattatatttgataataattatttattttttacctaTAACCagttcataatattttttttctagtgatacTAAGAATCAGCAACTAAatcccatatatatacactctGCACAAATGCTAGGCATGATCTAAACAAGTCAGAATGTTTAACATGTAGTAAGTGTGAATAAAGGTAGAGTTTAAACTTTGAACGCATTTGTTATGTGTCCAAATCAGCTAACATTACAACTGCAACTTCacctaattattaattattcatcaattttgaCAACTCCCATTTCTTTATTAGATGTTCATGTTTTTGCTTTTTACCAACTCTTGCAAATGAGGCCTTCCTCACATAATTACATTCAACCAATATTTGTAGTCTTGAACTTGATTAAGACACTACAACTCTTTCATTTGTGGTACTAAAAAAAACCTCCACACcttcatataaattaatttatgtcaTATTATAAGTGGGCAcatttacattaatataaaaacggAAAGCTCACGACATTCATAAATAGTAGTTAGTGAGACTGCAGTATAACcctaattagataatttatactaatatatatccatactaatataaaacaaaaaggccATCTATACTCCCTAATAGTGGTTAACGATGGTTAATAACATCATTGCactaatttttaagtataacaTTTATACCCCTGATCAGATAATCGACAGGAGACGTAAGTGGTCTGTGCAGTTTTAGTTGGTTAGTTGGCAAGGTAGTCGACCGACTAAATTGACTCACaggaatcgtcatatgaaagccttttaaaacttggtcggtatgactggTAGTCCTcgagttttttcttttagccAAAATCTATCCGGGCAGGGTAAGGAGATTTTTCAAGATCCCCTCCCATCTCAATATATAAGCATAAGGTGGAAAAGCACAATACATTTTCTAAACTAGAAAATtgggagtactactccctttacaaaatattaaatcctAAGCACAactaatagtaaaaaaaagaaaatacattaCAAATCAAGGTGGACCCCACACAAGCCTGGGTAAAACCTGCATTATCATGGAGTACAAAATAGTTCTAAAGACTTACGCAAGGCCTGGAAAAACAGCCTGAACTACGCAAAACTTACTCAAAAACTGTTGTTGTAAGGTCAAAAGGTACTTTTGATCCACCAAAATGCTACTCATCATAATCATCATCTTAGTGGGGGATTGGACAGAGACCTCAGTGCACTTCGATATTGCATTCTGCAAAAGGTGGAATTTTGTCTATTGGTAAACCCCCTCTCTTATTGAAACGAGAAATCacagcatcatcatcataaagGAAGAGTTTCTCTTGTGTTTTCCCTGAACGCGTGCATCTTCGGAAAGAGTTTTTTGGAGATGTGTTTACTCCACTACATCAACAACGACAGGAGAATGCATAATGGAGTATGCTTCATGCAAGGGGCCTTCTTCCTTCGTATTAACCAAAGGATCTATGTTCTcaaatctattttcaacactcAAACCctcttcatttctatttacCTCCTCAAGTGGGCAGTTATCctcattattttcatttgcattcttcttttctgtatccttttgaatataaatagcTTCTATATCAAAGCCTTCTTCCTCGTGATTTGGTCCACCTTCCTCATCAACTTTATCCCCCACAACAGAACCATATTCTTCCTTCTCAATCCCGAGAATCAAATTTTGGTCTTGAGTAACATTATCAATCCCAAACTGCTTAATTTGATTGTAATTCTCAACAAGAATGTTTACTTTTTGTGTCTCTTCAAACAAGCAGTAGATATTAGCATCACGTATACATCTAAATTCCATATAACTTTTACCAAGCAATTCACAAACAACAGGATctacataattatcaattttttcatctagAGTTGATTGAGGAGTACTTACTTTTTTTCCGGGATTACTCCCCAACGCAGGCTCCTTATGTTTCTTTTGGGTTGTTTCTTTCCTATTTTAGGTCCCCACatcaatttttcctcctttgtTCTTAacaatacaatatttttcttcatgaaCCAAGTGTCAACAAAAGCAACAGTGGTGAGGGCAATTCTCATTGATTTGTTGCAGAATAGTGATCTAACCAACCCCCACATACACCTTATTGACTTTGGTTTCAACAGATCAAGTTCCGTGCAAACTCGAGCAAGGCTAGGTCTAGAGATATCTGTTGTAGGCTCATCAACTCTTAATGGCTTCCCAACCATGCTGGCAATTGCAAaaaactacttttttttaagaaatgaatCGACAATTTGGGGAGGTGGATCCAAATTGAAGCATTCGATGATTCCACTCCTGCATCAAAGTTAGGCATCCACTTAAAGACCCTCATGGGAAACCCACTAAAATTCCAATCTCCTCGAAACCATATGCGCGTGAAGTCTTCCTCCAACATGAACCGAAACAAAACATGTTTGTAATTGATTGCACCAATAGAGCAGGAACCCTTCAGACCCATTTTCGCAAATTTTTCATGGAGAACCTTCAAACCCGGAGTGCCATGACAGAGTTTTCCTACCAAAGCAAATTTGAAGAGAGCTACAAGCTCATCTGTttcttctttagaaaaaagaatgcCTAGTTTGCCTTTGTACCTTGAAATCTTTTGGCACGTGCCATCTTCAACAAAGAAGTTTTTTCGGTGATCTATCATCATCAATCCTTAATTGATTTTAGAGGATTTTTGGAGAATTTTAGagaatatatgttttttaggGGGTTTATCAGGAGGTGGTGGCTGAGGGGTGAAATTGGGTAAATAGACTCGATGAGTGGGTTGGTAAGGGGGTGAATTCGGTGGTTTCGGAGCTGGTTGAGTTCACCCACGAGTGGATGAGTCAGTTGGGAGTTGGGTGTAGAGTGGGGGAAACTCAATCGAGTTTGGGGTTGGGGAGTCATTTTTCGTCAAGCCTCTAATAGGAGAGTCTCAATGGGGAATGAGGTCTGCAATGAGGAGGCAAGGTTAGGGGAGGTGTTCCGCCGGCGAAAGAAAATCGTGAAATCGATGAAGAAACCAAGCAGTGATCGGGGTTTGGGAGTGTGCGAAGGAGACGATAAAAATGAAGCTGAGATATAGGGAAATGATAGCCACGAGATGGAGGTCCGAATGCTGTAAGGCCAGCCAGTAGGCCAATCGAATGACGTCAGAAAAAGGAAGTTATGAGGAGGCTTTAGAATTCTTTGATCTCTGCGGgtagttgatgaaaatggctGGAAGAGGGCTCATTCGACTTGAAAGAGGGAGGTGATTTGAATGGTGGTGGTCTGCGATCGTGATTCACTCCGACGACGGCGAAATGCTGCGACGAGCAAAGTTGGAGCCCACTCGGCGATGGTTAATGGAACTGATAATTGTTTGAGGAAAAATGATCGTCGTGTTTCTATGGAGTTGATTAGTAGGAGTGGTGGCCAATGAGTCGCCGAAAAGTTAGACAAAACGTGGCGGCGTATTAAAGGAGAGAGATAGTAATTACGACGGGTTGATTGAGGGCACGTTTGGTCGCTTTTCAGCCCATGCACAGCGTGGCTGAGGAGGTCGTTGGATGGTGCGGTGAATGGTGGTGCACGTGATCTGAGACGCAATGGAAATTTTTTCGGCCGGTGGCAGTACCACGGCGAAGAGGTGGTGCATATTAGCCACAGCGACGGTGAGGTTAAGTATGTGGTGGTTTTGGTGGTTGTGGTGCTAGTGATTAGTCTTCGGAGttgaggaatcatgacagTCCCGTGCATAATAAGACTGCATGTTAATCTGGCGAGCAGTCACTGTGGTGccagacatggtcatcataagctttTTCCACTACAGTCGGAGTATGGAGCGAGGACGGTGGATTCCATGATAGTATGCATCCTCTTCAGATATGACAGAGAGTTCTCCTATGCGATATGAGATAGTTTAGACTCTTCAACTCCACGGCCATAACTATTGATTGAGTGGGAAGGGATTTCCTACGATGACCAATAGAGTAATCGCATCTCGAGTTTCAAGCATAGTGCCTCGTCAAGGATGGGAATTGACACCCAAGTTTATGTCCTAGACTAAAGCTGGGAGACTGTTGAGAGTAGGACCAAACTCATATAAACTCGGAGCCTAAATGTTTatgccaacattcacctagtctctagagctataaaaatttagaaggGAACTGGTTAGAGGACAAACAGGACATCCAAGAAGATATTGAATCCTTTTTTCGAGACATCTTCAAGTCTAGCCACCTATCAGAATCTGGCTAAGAGGAGTGTACCGCGGGCTTGAATTCCAGACTTGATACGGACATGATACAAGAGCTCCTCAAGCCTTAAACGGAGGACGAAATAACTAAAGCACTGTTTCATATGGCTCCTTACAAATCTCTCGGGCCAGATGGTATGTCTTTCTTCATCTTCCAAAACTATTGGCATGTAGTTAAGAGTGACATTTTTCATTGTGTTCTAGATATTTTGCATGGTCATTCTCTGCTTCTCAAGTTCAATCATACACATGTTATATTAATCCCTAATTGTAAGCACCCAATATTCTTATCTCAATTCCGGCTAATAAGTCTTTGCAATGTCATTTGCAAAATTGCCTACAAAGTAATTTCCAATTGCCTTAATCCTATTGTCAACCAGATGATCTTGTCAAACCAATCCTCCTTCATTCCTGGACGCTTATCACTCATAACGTCCTCTTAGCCTTTGAAATTAATCATTTCCTTAAAAACAaacagaaagaagaaatagGCTGCATGGCTCTCAAACTTGACATTCAAGCTTACGACAAAATTGAGTGGGGTTTTCTTCGAAAGATTCTTCAAAAGCTTGGTTTTCCACCAACCTTCAGGGACCTTATTATGCATTTTCAGTTACTTGCTCATTTATTCTCAGTGGTAAACAAGTTGGCATCCTAATCCCCCAAAGAAGACATCAGCGGGTTATATCTGCTCTGCACAGAAGGTCTTAGTTCCTTACTATATAAAATCGAGGAGACTGATGACTTTAGAGGCATTGCTATCTGCAGAACTGCACCCAAAATTTGACATCTCCTGTTCGCAGACGACACATTGATTTGATGCAGCGCCACAACGAATTCTATGAGATGCATTTCCTGAATATTGGATGCATATGATAAGGCAACAAGGTCAGAAGGTAAATgttcttaaaaattatgtcgGTTTTGCCCCGAATACCTCGGGTTTTTTTATACAAGAAATCGCAATAGAGATAGGAGACAATTTGGAAAACAAACATGAGAAATACCTTGGACTACCTTCAGtgattggaaaaagaaaaaagaggtcTTTGCATCAATTAGGGACCGTGTAAGGCAAAAGATCTAGAGATGGAATGAATGATATCATTCTCAAGCCAGACAAGAGATCCTCGTAAAATtgtttcttaaattatttaaaaatatcttctaaccatttatttaaatattttttgcctatttatttattttaattggtcAAATTTATCATCGCCAAATTCGGCCATATTCATTTTTGGAGTGATTGCAAAATTAGTCTTGTAACTAAAGGGGGTGGCGTTTCTGGTCTTGTAATTTTAGgattggcaattttagtcccgtaagtcTCAAAAGGTCGCAATTTTAATCTTCCGCACGAATTTGGCtaatttttgacaattttatccttttcttaCTTTAAAACGAGACGTTTCa
This genomic stretch from Sesamum indicum cultivar Zhongzhi No. 13 linkage group LG16, S_indicum_v1.0, whole genome shotgun sequence harbors:
- the LOC105178688 gene encoding anthocyanidin 3-O-glucosyltransferase 2; the protein is MAEAKQLASLVFVPLPVISHLASAVQMAKLLVERDERLSITILIMKLPMDAKTSSYIKNPPHFRVNFVELPQAEPVSTDSSKSPENFVARFVESQKDLVRDAVAEIIKSSSSSKIAGFVIDMMCPSIIDVADGFGIPSYFFVTFGSAVLGLMLHLQSLRDYHNVDVTEYQNLDVEISVPTYLKHVPTSVWPSSVFDKDGDHLDFVKRYREAKGIIVNTFIEFESHQIRSLSNDEKVPPIYPLGPMLQLGGGQTDREKPNHGEIFEWLDRQPDSSVVFLCFGSQGCLDEDQVKEIAVALENSGHRFLWSLRKPPPKGKIDFPKEYENPEEVLPKGFLKRTSDIGKVIGWAPQMAVLSHPAVGGFVSHCGWNSILESVWCGVPMGTWPLTVDQQANAFLLVKEFEMAVEIKMDYRKESGVIVGAETIEKAIKLLMEPENEIRVKVRALKEKSRMALMEGESSQNYMKRFIQDVMDNISSNATGITLKNGCK